In Rathayibacter sp. VKM Ac-2762, one DNA window encodes the following:
- the efeU gene encoding iron uptake transporter permease EfeU, which produces MLANYLIGLREGLEAGLVVGILVAYLTKLGRRDVLPRLWTGIAAAIAISLVTGAILTWGPSTLSFQAQELIGGGLSILAVGLVTWMIFWMGANARSMKGDLESRLDGAVAGSALGIVVLGFISVGREGIETALFVWASVSSSTAGSGSSAWVGTVGAMLGILSSVVIAYLIFRGFVRIDLGRFFTWTGGLLILVAAGVLSYGVGDLQEASLLPGWGTPLFSLGPILPPPVTAVVGGLFNYTPEPTALQFAAWLLYLVVVGALFVRQVRLRGPRRGSAAPVAAPAPTSV; this is translated from the coding sequence GTGCTCGCAAACTACCTCATCGGCCTCCGCGAAGGCCTCGAAGCCGGCCTCGTGGTCGGCATCCTCGTGGCCTACCTGACCAAGCTCGGCCGGCGCGACGTGCTGCCGCGGCTCTGGACCGGTATCGCCGCTGCGATCGCGATCTCGCTCGTCACCGGTGCGATCCTCACCTGGGGCCCCTCGACCCTGTCGTTCCAGGCCCAGGAGCTCATCGGCGGCGGCCTCTCGATCCTCGCGGTCGGCCTGGTCACCTGGATGATCTTCTGGATGGGCGCGAACGCCCGCAGCATGAAGGGCGACCTCGAGTCCCGGCTCGACGGCGCCGTCGCAGGTTCGGCCCTCGGCATCGTGGTCCTCGGCTTCATCAGCGTCGGCCGCGAGGGCATCGAGACGGCGCTCTTCGTCTGGGCGAGCGTGTCCTCGAGCACTGCGGGGTCGGGATCCAGCGCGTGGGTCGGCACGGTCGGCGCAATGCTGGGCATCCTCAGCTCGGTCGTCATCGCGTACCTGATCTTCCGGGGCTTCGTCCGGATCGACCTCGGGCGCTTCTTCACCTGGACGGGCGGCCTCCTCATCCTCGTCGCGGCCGGCGTCCTCTCCTACGGCGTCGGCGACCTGCAGGAGGCGTCGCTCCTGCCCGGCTGGGGCACCCCGCTGTTCTCGCTCGGCCCGATCCTCCCGCCGCCCGTGACCGCCGTGGTCGGCGGCCTCTTCAACTACACGCCCGAGCCGACCGCTCTGCAGTTCGCCGCCTGGCTGCTTTACCTCGTCGTCGTCGGCGCCCTGTTCGTCCGCCAGGTCCGCCTGCGCGGCCCGCGACGGGGCAGCGCGGCCCCGGTCGCCGCTCCCGCTCCCACCTCCGTCTGA